Proteins found in one Gemmatimonadota bacterium genomic segment:
- a CDS encoding lysophospholipid acyltransferase family protein has product MSDRRRERRFRWAGLLGKALLDALFLTVRFRTQGTAPVEACRDAGRPLLFVFWHGTLLPLVYLHRRQGAVVLVSEHADGEYITRIIQRYGFATARGSSSRGAVRGLKALIRAGRAGSDLAVTPDGPRGPARVFKPGALLAARAAGVPVVTVAVGVSRAWRLGSWDGFIVPKPFSVVSVRYGDPVPVPPYTSDEELEALAGRLQAQLLESAERAHREATASRAGVDDA; this is encoded by the coding sequence ATGAGCGACCGCCGGCGCGAGCGGCGCTTCCGCTGGGCCGGCCTCCTGGGGAAGGCCCTCCTGGACGCGCTCTTCTTGACCGTGCGCTTCCGCACCCAGGGCACAGCGCCGGTGGAGGCCTGCCGCGACGCCGGACGTCCTCTCCTTTTTGTCTTCTGGCACGGCACCCTGCTGCCGCTGGTCTACCTGCATCGGCGCCAGGGCGCGGTGGTGCTGGTCAGCGAGCACGCCGACGGCGAGTACATCACCCGCATCATCCAACGCTACGGCTTCGCGACCGCGCGCGGGTCGAGCTCGCGCGGCGCCGTGCGCGGCCTCAAGGCCCTCATCCGCGCGGGCCGCGCGGGCTCCGATCTGGCCGTCACCCCCGACGGGCCGCGGGGTCCGGCGCGGGTCTTCAAGCCGGGGGCGCTCCTCGCCGCGCGGGCGGCCGGTGTACCCGTGGTGACCGTGGCCGTCGGCGTGTCGCGGGCCTGGCGGCTGGGGAGCTGGGACGGCTTCATCGTCCCCAAGCCGTTCTCGGTCGTGAGCGTGCGGTATGGAGATCCGGTGCCCGTGCCGCCGTACACCAGCGACGAGGAGCTCGAAGCCCTGGCGGGGCGGCTCCAGGCACAGCTGCTGGAAAGCGCGGAGCGGGCGCACCGGGAGGCGACGGCCAGCCGCGCCGGGGTGGACGATGCCTGA
- a CDS encoding 23S rRNA (pseudouridine(1915)-N(3))-methyltransferase RlmH, whose translation MKVRVVAVGGMKGPPAALADEYARRARRYWSLDVEEVASGARGKDPRGVLLAEGERLLARVGARDRLVALTREGDPLSSEDLATLLEESALRSLPGVVFVIGGAFGLDASVLERADRRLSLGGVTLPHELARVVLLEQLYRAGTIKRGEPYHKGGLEP comes from the coding sequence ATGAAGGTGCGCGTCGTGGCGGTGGGCGGAATGAAGGGGCCTCCTGCAGCCCTGGCCGACGAGTATGCCCGCAGGGCGCGGCGGTACTGGAGCCTGGACGTGGAGGAGGTGGCCAGCGGGGCGCGGGGAAAGGACCCCCGCGGTGTACTGCTCGCCGAAGGGGAGCGGCTGCTCGCCCGGGTCGGCGCCCGCGACCGTTTGGTGGCGCTGACGCGCGAGGGCGACCCGCTGAGCTCGGAGGATCTCGCGACCCTCCTGGAGGAGAGCGCGCTGCGCTCGCTGCCCGGGGTCGTCTTCGTGATCGGGGGGGCGTTCGGGCTGGACGCGTCCGTGCTGGAGCGGGCGGACCGCCGCCTTTCGTTGGGAGGGGTGACCCTCCCGCACGAGCTGGCCCGCGTCGTCCTCTTGGAACAGCTCTACCGGGCCGGTACGATCAAGCGGGGCGAACCCTACCACAAAGGCGGACTCGAACCGTGA
- the lpxK gene encoding tetraacyldisaccharide 4'-kinase codes for MPDLHAWARAWWGGSPAAGFRLLDGLLWPVELLYRAGSAVRLAAYRRGVLSVARAPVPVVSVGNLSVGGTGKTPVAAFLARRLASRGHRPAVVLRGYGLDEVSLHRRWAPDMPVVAHADRREGVARAVEAGADVAILDDGFQHVRLARDLDLVLVSAEQHRALQTGRTLPRGPLREPPAALQRADAILLTHRTADPAPLRERLRTVAPSVPVVPLRLAFREWMHLDGTAAAAPTQECVAVASVGEPQGFAELLARAGTRVSGTRWFPDHHPYTDPEIVDLERWAAGRTLLTTEKDAVKLAGRVQGDWRVLALSVEPEGDSEALDTLLERIRP; via the coding sequence ATGCCTGACCTGCACGCCTGGGCCCGGGCCTGGTGGGGAGGCAGCCCTGCTGCGGGGTTCCGTCTCCTGGACGGTCTCCTGTGGCCCGTCGAGCTGCTGTATCGGGCCGGCAGCGCCGTCCGCCTCGCCGCCTATCGGAGGGGGGTCCTGTCCGTGGCCCGCGCCCCGGTCCCCGTGGTCTCCGTCGGCAACCTGTCGGTGGGGGGCACCGGGAAGACCCCCGTCGCAGCCTTCCTGGCCCGGCGCCTGGCCAGTCGAGGGCACCGACCGGCGGTCGTGCTCCGGGGCTACGGGCTGGACGAGGTGTCGCTCCACCGCCGCTGGGCGCCCGACATGCCCGTGGTGGCCCACGCCGACCGCAGGGAGGGCGTGGCCCGGGCGGTGGAGGCGGGAGCGGACGTGGCGATCCTGGATGACGGCTTCCAGCACGTGCGCCTGGCGCGCGACCTGGACCTCGTCCTGGTCTCGGCCGAGCAGCACCGTGCGCTGCAGACGGGGCGGACGTTGCCGCGCGGGCCCCTGCGGGAGCCCCCGGCGGCGCTCCAGCGGGCGGACGCAATCCTGCTCACGCACCGGACGGCCGACCCGGCCCCACTCCGGGAGCGGCTGCGGACCGTGGCCCCGTCGGTTCCGGTGGTGCCGCTGCGCCTGGCCTTCCGCGAATGGATGCACCTGGACGGGACGGCTGCGGCGGCGCCCACGCAGGAGTGTGTCGCCGTGGCCTCGGTGGGCGAGCCCCAGGGCTTCGCGGAGCTGCTCGCCCGCGCCGGGACGCGGGTGTCCGGCACGCGCTGGTTCCCGGACCATCATCCGTACACGGACCCCGAGATCGTGGACCTGGAGCGTTGGGCCGCCGGCCGCACGCTGCTGACCACCGAGAAGGACGCGGTCAAGCTCGCGGGCCGGGTGCAGGGCGACTGGCGGGTGCTGGCCCTGTCGGTGGAGCCCGAAGGCGACTCCGAAGCCCTCGACACGCTGCTGGAACGGATCCGGCCATGA
- the lpxB gene encoding lipid-A-disaccharide synthase: MGPARVLVLAGEESGDQHGAAVVEALTARAPALRFWGTGGARLAALGVERIAGLEDLAVMGFAEVVGRLGFFRRLEADVRRRLDQGEADLLLAVDYPGFNLRIARYARERGVPVLFYIAPQVWAWRAGRAARLAQDASRLAVILPFEVEIFERVGADVTFVGHPLLDHPPEVPDRASFLGGLGLDPARPVLALFPGSRAQEIARHRVPFVAAARILRSEDPALQVVVARAPSLGDVGLPDDVVGTDQGRALLAHARAALVKSGTSTLEAALAGTPFVCAYRTHPLTFAVARRVVRVEHVALANLVAGRRVVPELLQAQVTGPALADALRPLLADGAARTEMQAALAGVRARLGTPGAAARVAELALELLGAQVARP, from the coding sequence GTGGGGCCTGCGCGGGTGCTGGTGCTGGCCGGGGAGGAGTCCGGGGATCAGCACGGAGCCGCCGTCGTCGAGGCGCTGACGGCCCGCGCCCCGGCGCTGCGCTTCTGGGGCACCGGCGGCGCGCGCCTGGCGGCGCTCGGCGTCGAGCGCATCGCGGGTCTGGAGGACCTGGCCGTGATGGGCTTTGCCGAAGTCGTCGGTCGCCTCGGGTTCTTCCGGCGCCTCGAGGCCGACGTGCGCCGCCGTCTGGATCAAGGCGAGGCGGACCTGCTCCTCGCAGTGGACTATCCCGGCTTCAACCTCCGCATCGCCCGCTACGCCCGCGAGCGCGGCGTCCCGGTGCTCTTCTACATCGCGCCGCAGGTATGGGCCTGGCGCGCGGGCCGGGCCGCCCGCCTGGCGCAGGACGCCAGCCGTCTCGCCGTCATCCTTCCGTTCGAGGTGGAGATCTTCGAGCGCGTGGGCGCCGACGTGACGTTCGTGGGCCACCCGCTGCTCGATCATCCGCCGGAGGTCCCGGACCGTGCATCCTTCCTGGGCGGGCTCGGTCTCGATCCCGCCCGGCCGGTGCTCGCGCTCTTCCCGGGCTCGCGGGCGCAGGAGATCGCACGCCATCGGGTCCCGTTCGTCGCTGCGGCGCGGATCCTCCGCTCCGAGGACCCCGCGCTCCAGGTCGTCGTGGCACGGGCACCGTCTCTGGGCGACGTGGGCCTGCCGGACGACGTCGTGGGCACGGACCAGGGCCGTGCCTTGCTGGCGCACGCGCGGGCGGCCCTGGTGAAGTCCGGGACGTCCACGCTGGAGGCGGCGCTCGCGGGCACGCCCTTCGTGTGCGCCTATCGCACGCATCCCCTCACGTTCGCCGTGGCACGGCGGGTCGTGCGCGTCGAGCACGTTGCGCTCGCGAACCTCGTGGCCGGGCGCCGCGTCGTCCCCGAGCTGCTGCAGGCGCAGGTCACGGGCCCCGCTCTGGCGGACGCCCTGCGGCCGCTGCTCGCGGACGGCGCCGCGCGCACGGAGATGCAGGCCGCGCTGGCCGGGGTGCGCGCGCGCCTGGGCACACCGGGCGCGGCGGCGCGCGTGGCGGAGCTGGCGTTGGAGCTGCTGGGCGCGCAGGTGGCGCGGCCATGA
- a CDS encoding Gfo/Idh/MocA family oxidoreductase: protein MGTPSAPRIGVVGVGSLGRHHARLLGTLDGVRRSGVFDTDAERARTIGAEHGAPVFDTLDDLLAASDAIVVATPTHAHEAVSCAALERGIHVFIEKPIAPSLDAADRILELAEAAGALVQVGHVERFNGAVLAAQGYLQDPLFIEVHRMAPFVPRSTDVPVVLDLMIHDVDLVRAFVGQPIASIAATGVPVMTQLADIANARLTFEGGAVANLTASRVSMERMRKLRVFQRSGYLSLDLAKGTGEFLRLRGELPALAADPPGMSGGLDWERGLAALVERIPITGDEGEPLGRELASFRDAIVAGTTPLVSGQEGRDALAVALSIEELIRNHVAHSRTA from the coding sequence ATGGGCACCCCGTCCGCACCCCGCATCGGTGTCGTCGGGGTCGGGAGCCTCGGTCGCCATCACGCTCGTCTGCTCGGCACGCTGGACGGCGTGCGCCGCTCCGGCGTCTTCGACACGGACGCGGAGCGGGCGCGGACCATCGGCGCGGAGCACGGTGCACCCGTCTTCGACACGCTCGACGACCTGCTGGCCGCGTCGGACGCGATCGTGGTGGCCACGCCCACCCACGCGCACGAGGCGGTCTCCTGCGCAGCGCTCGAGCGCGGGATCCACGTCTTCATCGAGAAGCCGATCGCGCCCTCGCTGGACGCGGCCGACCGCATCCTCGAGCTCGCCGAGGCGGCGGGCGCGCTGGTCCAGGTGGGGCACGTCGAGCGCTTCAACGGGGCGGTGCTGGCGGCGCAAGGCTACCTGCAGGACCCGCTCTTCATCGAGGTGCATCGGATGGCTCCGTTCGTGCCTCGCAGCACGGACGTGCCGGTTGTCCTGGACCTCATGATCCACGACGTGGATCTCGTACGGGCGTTCGTCGGGCAACCGATCGCATCCATCGCGGCCACGGGTGTCCCGGTCATGACCCAGCTGGCCGACATCGCCAACGCCCGGCTGACCTTCGAGGGCGGCGCGGTGGCGAACCTCACGGCGAGCCGCGTCTCGATGGAACGGATGCGCAAGCTCCGTGTGTTCCAGCGGTCGGGCTACCTGAGCCTGGACCTGGCGAAGGGCACCGGCGAGTTCCTGCGGCTGCGCGGCGAGCTTCCGGCGTTGGCAGCGGATCCTCCCGGGATGTCCGGGGGACTAGACTGGGAGCGGGGGCTGGCCGCGCTCGTGGAGCGGATCCCGATCACCGGAGACGAGGGTGAGCCGCTGGGCCGCGAGCTCGCCAGCTTCCGGGACGCGATCGTCGCGGGCACCACACCCCTCGTCTCGGGGCAGGAGGGCCGGGACGCCCTCGCCGTGGCCCTGTCCATCGAGGAGCTGATACGCAACCATGTCGCTCATTCGCGTACGGCGTGA
- a CDS encoding bifunctional UDP-3-O-[3-hydroxymyristoyl] N-acetylglucosamine deacetylase/3-hydroxyacyl-ACP dehydratase — protein sequence MAQPSQQTLAAPVTLEGVGVHSGERAVLRFVPSDPDTGLRFVRVDLEGCPAIPADLDHVVGTDLGTSLGQDDARVLTVEHVLAALHSHGVDNAVLELSGPEPPIRDGSFEDYSRAIQGVGVVRQSEPARVLALDAVVTSEGTHGESYVATPAPALKVSAAIDFSHPAIGRQYGSFPVTPASFAAELAPARTFGFRAEAEALLARGLARGASLENTIVLDETGVMNDALRFPDEYVRHKIGDILGDLALLGCRLQAHVVAERPSHKGNVALARAIAERARRAAAAPVVEAAQILNYLPHRYPMLLVDRIVEFESGKRIVGLKNVTINEPFFQGHYPGHPVMPGVLIIEAMAQVGGLLLMEAVPNPENKVVYFMSLDNVKWRRPVIPGDQIVFELEMVQFRRHVCRMRGIGSVDGNRVVEGELMAMIVDRDKGTSDAS from the coding sequence ATGGCACAGCCTTCACAGCAGACGCTGGCAGCCCCGGTCACGCTCGAAGGGGTGGGCGTCCATTCGGGCGAGCGGGCGGTGTTGCGCTTCGTCCCGAGTGACCCCGACACGGGCCTGCGCTTCGTCCGCGTCGACCTGGAGGGCTGTCCGGCGATCCCCGCCGACCTCGACCACGTCGTGGGGACGGACCTGGGCACGAGCCTCGGTCAGGACGATGCGCGGGTCCTGACGGTCGAACACGTCCTGGCCGCCCTGCACTCGCATGGTGTCGACAACGCCGTGCTCGAGCTCTCCGGCCCGGAGCCCCCGATCCGTGACGGCTCCTTCGAGGACTACAGCCGGGCCATCCAGGGCGTCGGCGTGGTCCGCCAGTCGGAGCCTGCCCGCGTCCTGGCGCTGGACGCGGTCGTGACGAGTGAAGGGACGCACGGGGAGTCGTACGTCGCGACGCCCGCACCCGCGCTCAAGGTCTCGGCGGCCATCGACTTCAGCCATCCGGCCATCGGGCGCCAGTACGGCTCGTTCCCGGTCACTCCGGCATCCTTCGCGGCCGAGCTGGCCCCGGCGCGCACGTTCGGGTTCCGCGCAGAGGCCGAGGCCCTTCTGGCGCGGGGGCTCGCACGCGGCGCGTCGCTCGAGAACACCATCGTGCTCGACGAGACGGGCGTGATGAACGACGCGCTCCGGTTTCCCGACGAGTACGTGCGCCACAAGATCGGCGACATCCTGGGGGATCTGGCCCTGCTCGGCTGCCGCCTGCAGGCCCACGTGGTGGCCGAGCGCCCGAGCCACAAGGGCAACGTGGCGCTGGCCCGGGCCATCGCGGAACGCGCCCGCCGCGCAGCGGCGGCTCCCGTGGTGGAGGCGGCCCAGATCCTGAACTACCTGCCGCATCGGTATCCGATGCTGCTCGTCGACCGGATCGTCGAGTTCGAGAGCGGGAAGCGCATCGTCGGGCTGAAGAACGTCACCATCAACGAGCCGTTCTTCCAGGGGCACTATCCCGGGCATCCCGTCATGCCCGGCGTGCTCATCATCGAGGCGATGGCGCAGGTGGGAGGGCTGCTCCTCATGGAGGCGGTGCCCAACCCCGAGAACAAGGTTGTCTACTTCATGTCGCTCGACAACGTGAAGTGGCGCCGGCCCGTCATCCCCGGAGACCAGATCGTCTTCGAGCTGGAGATGGTGCAGTTCCGTCGGCACGTCTGCCGGATGCGCGGCATCGGTTCGGTGGACGGCAACCGCGTGGTGGAAGGCGAGTTGATGGCCATGATCGTGGACCGTGACAAGGGGACGTCCGATGCGAGCTGA
- the bshC gene encoding bacillithiol biosynthesis cysteine-adding enzyme BshC encodes MNPEIRAGWPGGGRLVQDYLAGRERATRFFARPFQEDGALEAHAAVLGGRSAEWRARAAHVLRSANPDTRARIDAWEAEGGFVVTTGQQPGLLTGPLFAVHKALTALALARRWSERLGRPVLPVFWVASEDHDWEEANHTWLLDDRERPHRIEARAAEPPADRPLFRVPLTGSDALLAQVRDLIPDKGFGADCLEQVRAAYPERCTLPDGFTHLLRTWLGPLGLLVLRADDPALKEASADLLHAELDRSQETEAVLRDRASALASAGYDVQVHILDGALNLFLEGPAGRERIYRDGDGLYLHGSGTRIDHEELRARCAADPSVLSPNVLLRPVVESAVLPVLAYVAGPGELAYWAELEPLFRTLDVPMPIVHPRLSVTVVEPQVRKILDKRGLAPQDLARPEHELTSDLARQEMPVEARTALARLRGELTSGTDALSAATRALDPTLDGPITHARTAALRAVDKAETKILRAVKRENEVLLGQVDRARQHLAPLGAPQERVLNVVQYLARYGPGLLTDLLERCEAVLDAGSAVATPAEPR; translated from the coding sequence GTGAATCCGGAGATCAGGGCGGGATGGCCCGGCGGGGGCCGTCTCGTGCAGGACTATCTGGCGGGACGGGAGCGCGCGACGCGTTTCTTTGCGCGGCCGTTCCAGGAGGACGGCGCGCTGGAGGCGCACGCCGCCGTCCTGGGCGGGCGCTCGGCCGAATGGCGTGCCCGTGCGGCCCATGTGCTGCGGAGCGCCAATCCGGACACCCGGGCGCGCATCGACGCCTGGGAGGCGGAGGGCGGTTTCGTCGTGACCACGGGTCAGCAGCCCGGACTCCTCACGGGTCCCCTGTTCGCCGTCCACAAGGCGCTGACCGCCCTGGCGTTGGCCCGTCGGTGGAGCGAGCGCCTGGGTCGGCCCGTGCTTCCGGTCTTCTGGGTGGCGTCGGAGGACCACGACTGGGAGGAGGCCAACCACACCTGGCTGCTCGACGACCGGGAGCGTCCGCACCGGATCGAGGCCCGGGCCGCCGAGCCTCCCGCCGACCGACCCCTGTTCCGCGTCCCCTTGACGGGGTCGGACGCCCTTCTGGCCCAGGTGAGGGATCTGATCCCGGACAAGGGCTTTGGAGCGGATTGCCTCGAGCAGGTTCGAGCCGCCTATCCGGAGCGATGTACCCTGCCGGACGGCTTCACCCATCTGCTCCGGACCTGGCTGGGGCCACTGGGCCTCCTGGTGTTGCGCGCGGACGATCCCGCGCTGAAGGAGGCGTCCGCGGACCTGCTCCACGCGGAGCTGGACCGGTCGCAGGAGACGGAGGCGGTGCTGCGCGACCGGGCGTCCGCGCTCGCGTCGGCCGGCTATGACGTCCAGGTCCACATCCTGGACGGGGCGCTCAACCTGTTCCTCGAAGGCCCCGCCGGCCGCGAGCGCATCTATCGTGACGGCGACGGGCTCTATCTGCACGGCTCGGGCACGCGGATCGACCACGAGGAGCTGCGGGCCCGTTGCGCTGCCGACCCCTCCGTGTTGTCTCCCAACGTGCTCCTGCGCCCCGTGGTGGAGAGCGCGGTGCTGCCGGTGCTGGCCTATGTGGCCGGTCCCGGCGAGCTGGCCTACTGGGCCGAGCTGGAGCCGCTCTTCCGGACGCTGGACGTCCCGATGCCGATCGTGCATCCGCGGCTCTCCGTGACGGTCGTCGAGCCGCAGGTCCGGAAGATCCTGGACAAGCGGGGCCTGGCACCCCAGGACCTCGCCCGGCCCGAGCACGAGCTCACCTCGGACCTCGCGCGTCAGGAGATGCCCGTGGAGGCGCGCACGGCGCTCGCCCGCCTGCGCGGGGAGCTCACGTCCGGTACCGACGCGCTCAGCGCCGCCACCCGTGCCCTCGACCCGACGCTGGACGGACCCATCACCCACGCGCGGACGGCCGCCCTGCGCGCGGTCGACAAGGCCGAGACCAAGATCCTGCGGGCCGTCAAGCGCGAGAACGAGGTGCTGCTCGGACAGGTGGACCGCGCGCGGCAGCACCTCGCGCCCCTGGGCGCTCCGCAGGAGCGGGTGCTCAACGTGGTCCAGTATCTCGCGCGCTACGGTCCGGGGCTGCTGACGGACCTGCTGGAGCGGTGTGAAGCGGTCCTGGACGCGGGCTCGGCTGTGGCCACCCCCGCGGAGCCCCGGTAG
- the lpxD gene encoding UDP-3-O-(3-hydroxymyristoyl)glucosamine N-acyltransferase: protein MAEARVWTLAEVAALVDGTVEGPEHLEVRRVAPVDEAGAGELGLLASRKYLPRLDGSRAEALLTSKDLASACGDRPRVVVADPHKALRVLLDVFHPSVTPAPSIHPTAVLGHGVELGDGVSIGAYAVVGAGSVLADGVTLGAHVCVGARCRIGPRSRLHPQVVLYDGTVVGADVIVHAGARLGVDGFGYVFEAGGHRKVPQVGGCVIEDQVEIGANVCIDRGSIGRTVIGAGSKLDNLVHVAHNVHVGGACLLVAQVGIAGSTRIGRGVVFGGQAGAINHLTIGDGAQIAAQAGVIGDVEAGAVMMGFPARPRREFLRAQAALSRLATRRASGREQGTDATG from the coding sequence ATGGCCGAAGCACGGGTGTGGACCCTGGCCGAGGTCGCGGCGTTGGTGGACGGGACCGTGGAGGGGCCCGAGCACCTGGAGGTGCGGCGCGTGGCGCCGGTCGACGAAGCCGGGGCGGGGGAGCTGGGCCTGCTCGCGTCGCGGAAGTACCTGCCGCGCCTCGACGGCTCGCGCGCCGAGGCGCTGCTCACCTCGAAGGACCTCGCGTCCGCCTGTGGGGATCGACCCCGGGTGGTCGTGGCCGATCCGCACAAGGCGTTGCGCGTCCTGCTCGACGTCTTCCATCCCTCCGTGACTCCTGCACCTTCGATCCACCCCACGGCCGTGCTGGGGCACGGCGTGGAGCTCGGGGACGGCGTCAGCATCGGAGCCTACGCGGTCGTGGGCGCCGGTTCGGTCCTCGCGGACGGCGTGACGCTGGGCGCGCACGTGTGTGTCGGCGCCCGGTGCCGGATCGGTCCCCGCTCGCGTCTCCATCCGCAGGTCGTGCTGTACGACGGGACGGTCGTCGGTGCGGACGTGATCGTGCATGCCGGTGCCCGCCTCGGCGTCGATGGCTTCGGCTATGTCTTCGAGGCGGGTGGGCATCGCAAGGTGCCGCAGGTGGGCGGGTGCGTGATCGAAGATCAGGTCGAGATCGGTGCCAACGTCTGCATCGACCGGGGCTCGATCGGTCGGACGGTCATCGGCGCCGGCAGCAAGCTGGACAACCTCGTGCATGTCGCGCACAACGTGCACGTCGGAGGTGCGTGCCTGCTCGTGGCGCAGGTGGGGATCGCGGGATCCACGCGGATCGGCCGGGGGGTCGTCTTCGGCGGTCAGGCCGGCGCGATCAACCACCTGACCATCGGCGATGGGGCACAGATCGCGGCCCAGGCAGGCGTCATCGGCGACGTGGAGGCGGGCGCGGTGATGATGGGATTCCCCGCCCGGCCGCGGCGGGAGTTCCTGCGGGCGCAGGCCGCGCTCAGTCGACTCGCCACGCGCCGTGCCAGCGGCAGGGAGCAGGGGACGGACGCGACCGGGTGA
- the lpxA gene encoding acyl-ACP--UDP-N-acetylglucosamine O-acyltransferase produces the protein MRADLEVEIHPTALVDPSAELDVGVQIGPYSIVGPGVQIGARTQVASHVLIERDTVMGSECSVHNGAVLGTDPQDLKYKGEKTRLLVGDRTVVREFATLNRGTVHSGETRVGSDCLLMAYTHVAHDCRLGSHVILANAVQMAGHVTIEDWVIVGGGCVIHQFVRIGAHAFIGGGSRVPQDVPPYCRSAGNDPKLYGLNSVGLQRRGFAESTRAALKTAYRTLFHSSLNVSQGLDHIEAEIRGIPEVDHLVAFIRASERGITIG, from the coding sequence ATGCGAGCTGATCTCGAGGTCGAGATCCACCCGACGGCGCTCGTGGACCCATCGGCCGAGTTGGACGTGGGCGTCCAGATCGGGCCGTACAGCATCGTGGGACCCGGAGTGCAGATCGGTGCGCGTACGCAGGTGGCGTCGCACGTCCTGATCGAGCGTGACACCGTCATGGGCTCGGAATGCTCCGTGCACAACGGCGCCGTGCTCGGGACCGACCCGCAGGACCTGAAGTACAAGGGGGAGAAGACCCGGTTGCTGGTGGGGGACCGCACCGTCGTGCGCGAGTTCGCCACCCTGAATCGCGGGACCGTGCACAGCGGCGAGACGCGGGTCGGCAGCGACTGTCTGCTGATGGCCTATACGCACGTGGCGCATGACTGTCGCCTCGGCAGCCATGTGATCCTCGCCAATGCCGTCCAGATGGCCGGGCACGTGACCATCGAGGACTGGGTCATCGTGGGCGGCGGGTGCGTCATCCACCAGTTCGTCCGCATCGGCGCCCACGCCTTCATCGGCGGTGGGTCGCGGGTGCCCCAGGACGTCCCGCCCTATTGCCGCTCGGCCGGCAACGACCCGAAGCTCTACGGCCTCAACTCGGTGGGGCTGCAGCGACGGGGCTTCGCCGAGTCGACCCGCGCTGCGCTGAAGACCGCGTATCGCACCCTCTTCCATTCCTCCCTCAACGTGTCGCAGGGCCTCGACCACATCGAGGCCGAGATCCGCGGCATTCCCGAGGTGGATCACCTGGTTGCGTTCATCCGCGCGAGCGAGCGCGGGATCACCATCGGCTGA
- the murJ gene encoding murein biosynthesis integral membrane protein MurJ, with protein sequence MAAGILLSRASGLVRQMVFARWFGTTGFADAWTAALKVPNVLQNLLGEGSLSASFIPVYAELEHQGRSADARRLAGAVFGLLVAVAGALALLGVLAAPWIVDVVALGMTGERRAATVGLIRVLFPMMGFLVLSAWALGVLNSHRRFLLSYAAPVLWNAAIVTGLLTGALGLGLRGQPLLMAMGWGALAGGLLQFLVQLPLVWRLLGGVRPSLDTHAPGVREAVRNFVPVVGARGLESVSGLLREVTLASLLAPGALAVLGYVQTLHVLPISLFGLAVAAAELPEIARERADPGLIAGRVRSGLARVQFWVVPTVVGYVLFGRHLLVLLFQSGAFSLDDTLVTWGTLAAFALGLLATSSSRMLANAFYGLRDTATPARVAAVRIVTSLVFGAIFMVPLDRIQVGERFLGAAGLGLGSAVAAWLEYGTLRRRLRDRIGPHGPGVGEGARVWAAAALAAALGLGAERVLDGLPVRLVALGTLGAFGVGYLALTRLLGTGVRPRLRS encoded by the coding sequence GTGGCGGCCGGCATCCTTCTCAGCCGGGCGTCGGGCCTCGTGCGTCAGATGGTCTTCGCGCGCTGGTTCGGCACCACCGGCTTCGCCGACGCGTGGACCGCCGCGCTCAAGGTGCCCAACGTCCTGCAGAACCTGCTCGGCGAAGGCAGCCTGAGCGCCTCGTTCATCCCCGTCTACGCCGAGCTCGAGCATCAGGGCCGGAGCGCGGATGCGCGCCGGCTGGCAGGCGCGGTGTTCGGGCTGCTGGTGGCCGTGGCGGGTGCGCTGGCGCTGCTGGGCGTCCTCGCGGCGCCCTGGATCGTCGACGTGGTGGCCCTGGGCATGACCGGGGAGCGCCGGGCGGCCACCGTCGGACTCATCCGCGTCCTGTTCCCGATGATGGGCTTCCTGGTCTTGTCGGCCTGGGCGCTCGGCGTCCTGAACTCCCATCGCCGCTTCCTGCTGTCCTACGCGGCCCCCGTGCTCTGGAACGCCGCGATCGTGACCGGGCTGCTCACGGGGGCGCTCGGTCTGGGGTTGCGCGGACAGCCGCTGCTCATGGCCATGGGCTGGGGGGCGTTGGCCGGCGGGCTGCTGCAGTTCCTCGTGCAGCTCCCGCTCGTGTGGCGGCTGCTGGGGGGCGTGCGGCCCTCCCTGGACACGCATGCGCCCGGTGTGCGCGAAGCCGTGCGCAACTTCGTACCGGTCGTCGGCGCCCGCGGTCTCGAGAGCGTGAGCGGTCTGCTGCGCGAGGTCACCCTGGCGTCGCTGTTGGCACCCGGCGCGCTCGCGGTGCTGGGCTACGTCCAGACCCTGCATGTGCTCCCCATCTCGCTGTTCGGATTGGCCGTGGCGGCCGCCGAGCTGCCCGAGATCGCGCGCGAGCGCGCCGACCCCGGCCTGATCGCCGGACGCGTCCGCTCCGGTCTGGCTCGCGTGCAGTTCTGGGTGGTCCCGACGGTGGTGGGATACGTCCTGTTCGGGCGCCATCTGCTGGTGCTGCTCTTCCAGAGCGGAGCCTTCAGCCTGGACGACACGCTCGTGACCTGGGGTACGCTGGCCGCCTTCGCGCTGGGGCTGCTCGCCACGTCCAGCTCGCGCATGCTCGCCAACGCCTTCTACGGGCTGCGCGACACGGCGACCCCGGCGCGGGTCGCCGCCGTGCGCATCGTCACCTCGCTGGTGTTCGGGGCGATCTTCATGGTGCCGCTCGACCGCATCCAGGTGGGCGAGCGCTTCCTGGGGGCGGCCGGACTGGGTCTGGGGTCGGCCGTGGCGGCCTGGCTCGAGTACGGCACGCTCCGCCGTCGGCTCCGCGACCGCATCGGGCCGCACGGGCCGGGGGTGGGGGAGGGGGCGCGCGTCTGGGCGGCTGCGGCCCTGGCCGCGGCGCTCGGCCTCGGCGCCGAGCGTGTCCTGGATGGGCTTCCGGTCCGCCTGGTCGCGCTCGGAACGCTGGGCGCGTTCGGTGTAGGATACCTGGCGCTCACGCGCCTCCTCGGAACCGGTGTGCGTCCCCGGCTCCGCTCCTGA